The proteins below are encoded in one region of Acidithiobacillus ferrooxidans ATCC 23270:
- a CDS encoding copper resistance CopC family protein, whose product MTKKAILKNMLSRLTILAAFTLVPNAAYAHAFPDKSSPTVGSTLATAPKKVTIWYDASIDRLFSKLTVKNAQGAVVSLTSHVSRNRIELSAPLKPLVAGKYFVYWSVVASDGHHTHGHWSFAVK is encoded by the coding sequence ATGACCAAGAAAGCCATTCTGAAGAATATGTTGAGTAGGTTAACCATATTGGCAGCATTTACACTGGTGCCGAACGCGGCTTACGCTCATGCCTTTCCAGACAAGTCATCTCCAACTGTTGGTTCAACCTTGGCAACCGCGCCGAAAAAAGTAACCATTTGGTATGATGCTTCCATTGATCGCTTATTCTCAAAACTCACGGTCAAGAATGCCCAAGGTGCGGTGGTCAGTCTGACAAGCCATGTGTCCCGAAACCGAATTGAGCTTTCTGCGCCACTGAAGCCACTTGTGGCTGGTAAATATTTCGTGTACTGGAGCGTCGTGGCCAGTGACGGGCACCATACTCATGGCCACTGGTCATTTGCGGTGAAGTAA
- a CDS encoding copper resistance D family protein, translating into MKPLFVFATLLDILAIAACVGLLVCYGWVIFRPDVHRLLPNLWAWFGGAVVLLSASSFLILISRTLELSRAPIADLMQFLPVVVEKTDFGRIWQVRILALVVLWVAWYVGRLRMDRGLSVPVSAVMLAVIAFTRSTTGHAGDHGHFALAAWVDWLHVLSSGIWVGGIFVWAFIIFPMLLKCQHLNRSVATDTFGRFSSVAATGLTVIVLTGIYQAWEGLGKADALWQSAFGQILLVKLALIVCLVYLGAYNRYTNLPTLDIWSGRKRAPHPFSRLPGFRMRNFPNMDDAGNLPLRYCARTVTIQSALGAAIFIVSAILHHAMPPTDIRNLVLSQTNLHIVHDRILTINTINAQLFKNNVTIHQG; encoded by the coding sequence ATGAAACCACTGTTTGTTTTTGCCACCTTGCTTGATATATTAGCAATAGCAGCATGCGTGGGATTGCTGGTTTGTTACGGATGGGTGATTTTCCGTCCAGATGTTCATCGGTTGTTACCCAACCTTTGGGCATGGTTCGGTGGCGCCGTGGTTTTGCTGTCTGCGAGTAGCTTTTTGATACTGATATCTCGCACTCTTGAGCTAAGTCGGGCACCAATTGCAGATTTGATGCAATTTTTGCCCGTGGTTGTGGAAAAAACCGACTTTGGGAGAATCTGGCAGGTTCGGATTTTGGCGCTGGTCGTGCTGTGGGTCGCATGGTACGTAGGAAGACTGCGCATGGATCGTGGTCTTTCCGTCCCGGTGTCAGCCGTTATGCTGGCCGTAATTGCGTTCACGCGCAGTACGACAGGCCATGCCGGGGACCACGGTCATTTTGCACTTGCAGCCTGGGTGGACTGGTTACATGTCCTCAGTAGTGGGATTTGGGTTGGGGGTATCTTTGTCTGGGCATTCATTATTTTTCCGATGCTGCTCAAATGCCAGCATCTGAACAGAAGCGTTGCAACTGATACCTTTGGCCGTTTTTCGAGCGTCGCGGCTACGGGCTTGACTGTAATCGTTCTTACGGGGATTTACCAAGCGTGGGAAGGGCTTGGGAAGGCTGATGCCCTCTGGCAAAGCGCTTTCGGTCAAATACTTCTCGTCAAGTTAGCGCTCATTGTGTGCTTGGTCTATTTGGGGGCTTACAATCGCTATACGAATCTTCCGACACTGGACATCTGGAGCGGTCGGAAAAGGGCTCCACATCCATTCTCCAGGTTGCCGGGTTTTCGGATGCGCAATTTTCCAAATATGGATGATGCCGGAAATCTCCCCCTGAGGTACTGCGCCCGCACTGTGACTATACAAAGCGCGTTGGGGGCGGCGATCTTTATCGTGTCGGCCATTCTCCACCATGCCATGCCCCCAACTGATATACGGAACCTCGTGTTATCGCAGACAAACCTGCACATAGTCCACGACAGAATCCTGACAATAAATACCATAAATGCACAGTTATTTAAAAATAACGTGACTATTCACCAGGGGTAA
- the dinB gene encoding DNA polymerase IV, which translates to MPDPHSEHGAELRKIIHVDMDAFFAAVEQRDHPELRGQPVIVGGDPAGRGVVATCSYEARRFGIHSAMTAARARSLCPQAVFVRPRMDAYREASRQVMGILRCYTPLVEPLSLDEAFLDVTAATADGVLAVRIAREIRARIERETGLTASAGVSYNKLLAKLASEWRKPNGLFVVPPEHGLAFLAPLPVGKLHGVGPATVKKLSAMGIHTVLDLRNASREVLIAQFGKAGLWFYEVARGIDSRPVQTSRQRKSVGYERTFPQNLEDPKVMLSTLRQMAGQVSARLQALGLAGRTVSIKARFPDFETVTRAHTDAQAIWRTEAIIACLPGLLAKAIPASLPMHASVRLLGVTVSGLVNVEAVPPEAGQMNLLEEPVDLR; encoded by the coding sequence TTGCCGGATCCACATTCAGAACACGGTGCCGAACTCCGCAAGATCATCCATGTGGACATGGATGCCTTCTTTGCGGCGGTGGAGCAGCGGGACCATCCCGAACTGCGCGGTCAGCCCGTCATCGTCGGCGGTGATCCCGCCGGCCGAGGCGTCGTGGCGACCTGCAGCTATGAGGCCCGCCGTTTTGGCATTCACTCCGCCATGACGGCGGCCCGTGCCCGGTCGCTCTGTCCCCAGGCGGTTTTCGTCCGCCCGCGCATGGACGCCTATCGGGAGGCTTCCCGCCAGGTCATGGGAATCCTGCGGTGCTATACGCCCCTCGTGGAACCCCTGTCGCTGGACGAGGCGTTTCTGGACGTGACCGCAGCCACCGCCGATGGGGTCCTGGCCGTCCGGATCGCCCGGGAGATCCGGGCGCGCATCGAGCGGGAAACGGGATTGACCGCTTCGGCGGGGGTATCCTACAACAAGTTGCTTGCCAAGCTCGCCTCCGAGTGGCGCAAGCCCAACGGGCTTTTTGTGGTTCCACCCGAACACGGGTTGGCCTTCCTGGCGCCCCTCCCCGTCGGCAAGCTCCACGGCGTGGGTCCGGCCACCGTGAAAAAGCTGTCCGCGATGGGGATCCATACGGTCCTGGATCTCCGGAATGCGTCACGGGAGGTCTTGATCGCGCAGTTCGGCAAGGCCGGTCTCTGGTTTTATGAGGTCGCCAGGGGAATCGACAGCCGTCCCGTTCAAACGAGCCGCCAGCGGAAATCCGTGGGCTATGAGCGTACCTTCCCGCAGAATCTGGAAGACCCGAAAGTCATGCTGTCCACCCTGCGGCAGATGGCGGGGCAGGTGTCCGCCCGTCTCCAGGCGCTGGGGCTGGCGGGGCGTACCGTAAGCATCAAGGCACGTTTCCCGGATTTCGAGACGGTCACCCGGGCGCATACCGACGCGCAGGCGATCTGGCGCACAGAAGCCATCATTGCCTGCCTGCCCGGGCTATTGGCCAAGGCCATCCCTGCCAGCTTGCCTATGCACGCATCTGTCCGATTGCTTGGCGTGACCGTGAGCGGCCTGGTCAATGTCGAGGCGGTTCCGCCGGAAGCTGGCCAGATGAACCTGCTGGAGGAGCCCGTCGACCTTCGCTGA
- a CDS encoding type II toxin-antitoxin system VapC family toxin, with translation MNTNILSDLIRHPQGMVAQRIGVVGEAAVYTSIVVACELRFGAAKKNSPRLTKQVNVVIAAMDVLPYDAPADQTYAAIRQHLAACGKPIGPNDLFIASHALALNAILVSANVDKLSRVPGLTVHNWLH, from the coding sequence TTGAACACCAATATTCTGTCGGATCTGATCAGGCATCCACAAGGCATGGTGGCACAGAGAATTGGCGTTGTCGGCGAGGCGGCCGTGTATACCTCCATTGTGGTGGCTTGCGAACTGCGCTTTGGCGCAGCGAAGAAAAATTCTCCCAGACTCACAAAACAGGTGAATGTCGTTATCGCGGCCATGGATGTGCTCCCCTATGACGCACCGGCCGATCAGACTTATGCGGCCATCCGGCAACACCTTGCCGCCTGCGGCAAGCCCATTGGTCCGAATGACTTGTTCATTGCCTCCCATGCACTGGCACTCAACGCCATATTGGTGAGCGCCAATGTGGACAAGTTATCCCGAGTGCCCGGGCTCACAGTGCACAATTGGCTGCATTGA
- a CDS encoding DUF72 domain-containing protein, which translates to MGKPVSSPYYIGCSGWHYAHWVGAFYPPGLPSTGRLAFYAGRFHTVEINSSFYRLPSEKCLRAWHDGTPAGFLFALKASRFITHMKKLKDSEASLARLLGRAENLGEKLGPVLFQLPPHWRRNAKRLEGFLRVLPSGHRYAFEIRDPSWHHPEIYALLNAYNAAFCIFDIAGFQSPIQLTTDFAYIRLHGPSFAAYAGRYTTEALRAWAARIRTWGLRTVYVYFDNDQAAYATHNALELMGILGL; encoded by the coding sequence GTGGGAAAGCCGGTTTCATCGCCTTACTACATCGGCTGCTCCGGCTGGCATTACGCCCATTGGGTCGGGGCGTTTTATCCGCCTGGCCTGCCTTCCACAGGTCGGCTGGCCTTTTACGCCGGGCGCTTTCATACGGTGGAGATCAACAGCAGCTTCTATCGATTGCCCAGCGAGAAGTGCCTGCGCGCCTGGCATGACGGCACGCCCGCAGGCTTCCTCTTCGCCCTCAAGGCTAGCCGCTTCATCACCCACATGAAAAAACTCAAGGATTCCGAGGCGTCACTGGCTCGGCTCCTGGGGCGCGCGGAAAACCTGGGGGAGAAACTGGGACCCGTGCTCTTTCAACTGCCACCCCACTGGAGACGGAATGCCAAGCGCCTGGAGGGATTTTTACGGGTGCTGCCTTCCGGACATCGCTACGCCTTCGAGATACGCGACCCAAGCTGGCATCATCCAGAGATCTACGCGTTACTCAATGCCTATAACGCCGCCTTTTGCATCTTCGACATCGCGGGTTTTCAATCTCCCATCCAACTGACGACCGATTTCGCCTATATCCGGCTGCACGGCCCCAGCTTCGCCGCCTATGCCGGCCGTTACACGACTGAGGCCCTTAGGGCTTGGGCGGCGCGCATCCGGACTTGGGGTCTGCGCACCGTTTATGTCTACTTCGACAATGACCAGGCCGCCTACGCCACCCACAATGCTTTGGAACTCATGGGAATACTCGGGCTGTAG
- a CDS encoding BrnT family toxin: MLESRYRIDVPVVRNDEMRLQSLAQVLAALSLAHAERGKESRLISVRKASAGKREMSHEWLENDFTD; this comes from the coding sequence GTGCTGGAGTCCCGCTATCGTATCGATGTGCCGGTGGTACGAAATGACGAAATGCGCCTTCAGTCCCTTGCCCAGGTGCTCGCCGCGCTTTCTTTGGCGCATGCCGAGCGCGGCAAGGAATCCCGTCTCATCAGCGTTCGGAAAGCCAGCGCGGGAAAACGGGAGATGTCCCATGAGTGGCTTGAAAACGACTTCACAGACTGA
- a CDS encoding BrnA antitoxin family protein codes for MSGLKTTSQTDLARLRATGDFAWDGTDEDDRPLSREEMQAGIDANYKKRGRPVGALKESTTIRFDRDVLEMFRASGPGWQTRMNAALRDWLKSHSPTRNS; via the coding sequence ATGAGTGGCTTGAAAACGACTTCACAGACTGATTTGGCACGGCTCCGGGCCACCGGCGACTTCGCTTGGGATGGAACCGACGAAGACGACCGCCCGCTTTCGCGGGAAGAGATGCAGGCTGGCATCGATGCCAATTACAAGAAGCGGGGGCGACCCGTGGGAGCGCTCAAGGAGTCCACGACGATCCGTTTCGATCGCGATGTGTTGGAAATGTTTCGCGCCTCCGGCCCCGGCTGGCAGACCCGCATGAATGCCGCCTTGCGCGACTGGCTCAAAAGCCATTCTCCGACGCGGAACTCATGA
- a CDS encoding APC family permease codes for MTEVRKGGGVTLGRTSGDRINVSELWGHAVANITPSAMPAVTISLVAIHGGSFTWLAYALIGVLMTLVALQVGILARHFPSPGSLFFYLSKALHPIAGMVAGFTMMAGYLGALAAAPLLGGLFVEQALRFFWPVSGVGWIAGIGVLYLLVAWRLALRGIEISARWGLWVEIFSILCIVFIAAATLWHFGWRDPAQWNFHRLHTAPLAQALILSLLAYGGFETAGNLAGETSASRTAIPRVMVLSVLMVGGFFVAMAYIEVLAFAQIPTPLGDSAAPLNAIAKAIGHPWLGIFSDLAMATAAFSATIATLNSISRILYSMAGHGVIPRFFHHRDVRHGTPARALRVLAAIVLIGMAVVTLWKIPILSVVGTFGTFTGLAFLLIYGLANVATPWFLFRQRHAWRWISLIIACISLPLLIKVTAVSLWPLPVGGEGAASLLFIALVMVIFFWGLYWAAFRPEHLRHILVAVDEP; via the coding sequence ATGACCGAGGTGCGCAAGGGCGGCGGCGTGACGCTTGGCCGGACCAGCGGTGACCGCATAAACGTCAGCGAACTCTGGGGTCATGCCGTCGCCAATATCACGCCGTCGGCCATGCCAGCCGTCACGATTTCTCTGGTGGCCATACACGGCGGCTCCTTTACCTGGCTGGCCTATGCCCTCATCGGCGTGCTGATGACCCTGGTGGCCTTGCAGGTGGGCATTCTGGCCAGACATTTTCCCTCCCCCGGCTCGCTGTTCTTTTACCTGAGCAAGGCCCTGCATCCGATTGCCGGCATGGTCGCGGGTTTCACCATGATGGCCGGGTATTTAGGCGCCTTGGCGGCGGCCCCGCTGCTGGGCGGGCTTTTTGTGGAGCAGGCACTGCGGTTCTTCTGGCCGGTTTCCGGGGTGGGCTGGATTGCGGGGATTGGGGTGCTCTATCTGCTCGTGGCGTGGCGACTGGCCCTGCGCGGCATCGAAATTTCCGCGCGCTGGGGGCTCTGGGTAGAAATCTTTTCTATCCTCTGCATCGTCTTCATTGCGGCGGCGACGCTCTGGCATTTTGGCTGGCGCGATCCAGCCCAGTGGAATTTCCATCGCTTGCACACGGCACCGCTGGCGCAGGCGTTGATTCTCTCGTTGCTGGCTTACGGCGGCTTTGAGACGGCGGGTAATCTAGCGGGTGAAACCAGCGCGTCACGCACCGCCATCCCGCGCGTCATGGTGCTTTCCGTGCTGATGGTCGGCGGATTTTTCGTTGCCATGGCATATATCGAGGTGCTGGCTTTTGCCCAGATCCCTACCCCTCTGGGCGACAGTGCGGCCCCCCTCAATGCCATCGCCAAGGCCATCGGGCATCCCTGGCTCGGCATTTTCTCCGATCTCGCCATGGCGACGGCGGCATTTTCCGCCACTATCGCCACCCTCAACAGCATCTCGCGGATTCTTTATAGTATGGCCGGACACGGGGTCATCCCGCGTTTCTTCCATCACCGGGACGTACGCCATGGCACCCCGGCGCGAGCGTTGCGGGTACTCGCCGCCATCGTGCTCATCGGTATGGCGGTGGTTACCCTGTGGAAAATCCCCATATTATCGGTGGTCGGCACCTTTGGCACCTTTACCGGGCTGGCCTTTCTGCTGATATATGGACTGGCCAACGTCGCCACACCCTGGTTCCTGTTCCGCCAGCGCCATGCCTGGCGCTGGATCAGCCTGATCATCGCCTGCATCAGCCTGCCGCTCCTGATCAAAGTGACGGCGGTCAGCCTCTGGCCCTTGCCCGTCGGCGGTGAAGGCGCGGCCTCCCTGCTTTTTATCGCGCTGGTGATGGTTATTTTTTTCTGGGGACTCTACTGGGCGGCGTTTCGGCCGGAGCATTTGCGGCATATCCTTGTTGCCGTGGACGAACCATAA
- the dcd gene encoding dCTP deaminase: MSIKSDRWIRHMAEEHGMIEPFSPRQVRHVEGNSIISYGLSSYGYDIRCAGEFKVFTNVRSVIVDPKNFSEHSFVDFTGDTCIIPPNSFALARTLEYFRIPRNVLTICLGKSTYARCGIIVNVTPFEPEWEGYVTLEFSNTTPLPAKIYANEGVAQVLFLESDEVCEVSYADRGGKYQGQSGVTLPKA, encoded by the coding sequence ATGAGCATCAAATCCGATCGCTGGATCCGTCACATGGCGGAAGAACACGGGATGATCGAACCCTTTTCACCGCGGCAGGTGCGGCACGTCGAGGGAAATTCCATTATCTCCTACGGCCTGTCTTCCTATGGTTACGATATCCGTTGCGCCGGAGAGTTCAAAGTCTTCACCAATGTCCGTAGCGTGATTGTCGACCCGAAGAATTTCAGTGAACATTCTTTTGTCGATTTTACTGGGGATACCTGCATTATCCCACCGAATTCTTTCGCCCTGGCGCGCACCTTGGAATACTTTCGTATCCCGCGTAATGTGCTGACCATTTGTCTGGGTAAATCCACCTATGCCCGTTGCGGTATCATCGTCAATGTCACGCCTTTTGAGCCGGAGTGGGAAGGCTATGTGACCCTGGAATTCTCCAACACGACGCCCTTACCCGCGAAAATCTATGCAAATGAAGGCGTGGCGCAGGTGCTCTTTTTGGAGTCGGACGAGGTCTGCGAAGTGTCTTATGCCGACCGCGGCGGCAAGTATCAGGGCCAGAGTGGCGTAACCCTGCCGAAGGCTTGA
- the apbC gene encoding iron-sulfur cluster carrier protein ApbC, with protein MTGLTREQVEQSLRAMQDPYLGKDLAAAGVLKGVDDSAVKLELPYPSLGVAISLSEEVARQIQNDHGISAQVTVGHRILSHQVQRGVKLMEGIKNIIAVASGKGGVGKSTTAVNLALALAKEGAKVGMLDADIYGPSQPRMLGISGKPTSKDGKKMEPMEGHGIKAMSIGFLIDDETPMVWRGPMVMQALEQLLSDTRWGELDYLVVDLPPGTGDTQLTLAQKVPVSGAVIVTTPQDIALLDARKGLKMFEKVGVPILGIIENMSFYICPKCGNEDDIFGHGGGAAMAEQDGVEFLGAIPLDRSIRNEADNGAPTVVAEPDSRLAKIYLELARHVAGRVAIQAVDHSHKFPNIVVQNR; from the coding sequence ATGACAGGGTTGACGCGGGAACAGGTCGAGCAGTCACTGCGCGCGATGCAGGACCCTTATCTGGGCAAAGATCTGGCAGCAGCAGGGGTCCTCAAGGGGGTCGATGACTCTGCCGTCAAACTGGAATTGCCTTACCCCAGTCTGGGAGTGGCCATCAGTTTGAGCGAGGAGGTGGCCCGCCAAATCCAGAATGATCACGGCATCAGCGCGCAGGTCACCGTCGGGCACCGCATTCTTTCGCATCAGGTGCAACGCGGTGTCAAGCTGATGGAAGGCATCAAAAACATCATTGCCGTTGCCTCGGGCAAGGGTGGGGTCGGTAAGTCCACCACCGCCGTCAACCTGGCGCTGGCGCTGGCCAAGGAGGGCGCCAAGGTGGGCATGCTGGACGCCGACATCTATGGCCCCAGTCAGCCGCGCATGCTGGGCATTTCCGGCAAACCGACCAGTAAAGATGGCAAGAAGATGGAGCCCATGGAAGGGCACGGCATCAAGGCGATGTCCATCGGGTTTCTCATCGACGACGAAACGCCCATGGTCTGGCGCGGCCCCATGGTCATGCAGGCGCTGGAGCAGTTGCTCTCCGATACCCGCTGGGGCGAGCTGGATTATCTGGTGGTGGATCTGCCGCCGGGTACCGGCGATACCCAGCTCACCCTGGCGCAGAAGGTGCCGGTTTCCGGTGCGGTGATCGTCACGACGCCACAGGACATTGCCTTGCTGGACGCCCGTAAGGGGCTGAAGATGTTCGAGAAAGTGGGCGTACCCATTCTCGGTATCATCGAGAACATGAGTTTTTATATCTGCCCGAAGTGCGGTAACGAGGACGATATTTTCGGACATGGCGGTGGTGCGGCCATGGCAGAGCAGGACGGGGTGGAATTTCTGGGGGCGATACCGCTCGACCGCAGCATTCGCAACGAAGCCGATAATGGCGCGCCGACGGTGGTGGCGGAGCCGGATTCCCGTCTCGCCAAAATCTATCTGGAATTGGCGCGCCATGTGGCCGGACGGGTGGCGATCCAGGCGGTCGATCACAGCCATAAGTTCCCCAACATCGTCGTCCAGAACCGCTGA
- a CDS encoding antibiotic biosynthesis monooxygenase family protein — MQYVVANRVPVKAEYRAEFEERFRRRAGEVDKQPGFVRMEILRPVSDDGLYVVLTHWVDQAAFEAWMKSADFKTAHTNPLPKEAFGEGGGIERHEVIIHSEVSR; from the coding sequence ATGCAATACGTCGTAGCGAACCGGGTTCCTGTCAAGGCGGAGTATCGTGCAGAGTTTGAGGAGCGCTTTCGGCGCCGGGCGGGCGAGGTGGACAAACAGCCGGGCTTCGTGCGTATGGAGATCCTGCGTCCGGTGAGCGATGACGGTCTGTATGTGGTGCTGACCCACTGGGTCGATCAGGCGGCCTTCGAGGCATGGATGAAAAGTGCCGACTTCAAGACCGCCCACACCAACCCGCTGCCCAAAGAAGCTTTTGGTGAGGGCGGTGGTATCGAGCGTCACGAGGTGATCATCCATTCTGAAGTATCGCGCTGA
- the dapB gene encoding 4-hydroxy-tetrahydrodipicolinate reductase has protein sequence MAGVWRVGVTAVAGRMGRALVQAIVAHPELQLVAAIGRSGAAYLGEDAGRLAGVQALGLPVTADLGGALADLDVLIEFGPVEAALAHVAACVAVAKPVVVGTTGFSMNQRAELENASRHIPLVLAPNMSVGVNVLLAFLPAITAALGDGYDVEIVEAHHRHKMDAPSGTALALGRAVAKGRGQRLDEVQCLDRNGIPGPRMAGSIGFATLRGADVVGEHTVWMAGTGERLELTHRASSRLNFAEGALRAASWLRGRAPGLYDMQDVLGLKGLTALQ, from the coding sequence ATGGCGGGGGTATGGCGCGTCGGCGTCACTGCGGTGGCGGGCCGAATGGGGCGGGCCTTGGTGCAGGCCATTGTCGCTCATCCTGAACTGCAATTGGTGGCAGCCATAGGACGCAGCGGGGCTGCTTATCTGGGGGAGGACGCCGGCCGTCTGGCTGGTGTTCAGGCCTTGGGTCTGCCGGTTACCGCCGATCTCGGGGGTGCGCTGGCGGATCTGGACGTGCTGATTGAATTTGGTCCGGTAGAGGCCGCTTTGGCGCATGTCGCGGCCTGTGTGGCGGTAGCGAAACCGGTCGTGGTGGGCACGACGGGGTTTTCCATGAACCAGCGTGCGGAACTGGAAAACGCCAGCCGACATATTCCGCTGGTGCTGGCCCCGAATATGAGTGTTGGCGTCAATGTATTGCTGGCCTTTCTGCCCGCCATCACCGCAGCCCTCGGCGATGGCTACGATGTGGAGATCGTCGAGGCCCATCATCGTCACAAGATGGACGCGCCTTCCGGTACTGCCCTGGCTCTGGGGCGGGCGGTGGCGAAGGGACGTGGCCAGCGGCTGGATGAGGTCCAGTGTCTGGATCGCAATGGCATTCCCGGCCCTCGGATGGCGGGCAGTATCGGCTTTGCGACGCTGCGCGGTGCGGACGTGGTCGGTGAACATACGGTATGGATGGCGGGAACCGGGGAGCGGCTGGAGCTGACCCATCGTGCGTCCAGTCGTCTCAATTTTGCGGAGGGAGCCTTGCGTGCCGCCAGTTGGCTGCGGGGCAGGGCACCCGGCCTGTATGATATGCAGGATGTTCTTGGCTTGAAAGGTTTGACTGCCCTACAATGA
- the dnaJ gene encoding molecular chaperone DnaJ, protein MATRDYYEVLEISRTADDGEIKKSYRRLAMRYHPDRNPDDASAEERFKEISAAYEVLSDPQKRQAYDRFGHAGVNGGGGGPGAGFGGGGGGFGDVFSDLFEQAFGGGFRGQDSGRGADLRYELELTLEEAALGKEVTIQIPSSATCEVCRGSGAKPGSAVEDCATCGGRGQVRMVQGFFSVTRPCPQCNGSGKVIKEPCTNCHGHGRVRRNRDLQVKVPAGVDTGDRIRLNGEGEAGERGGPAGDLYIQVRVLPHALFERDGDDLHCAVPVQFTTMAMGGELEVPTLTGRAKVQIAPGTQSGAVFRLRGKGIKGVRSKLNGDLHCQLQVEVPVHLSARQKELLEEFAREGGDNIQHPQQESWWNKAKDFFDRMGL, encoded by the coding sequence ATGGCCACACGGGATTACTACGAAGTACTGGAAATTTCCCGCACGGCAGACGACGGCGAGATCAAGAAGTCTTACCGGCGTCTGGCGATGCGTTATCACCCGGATCGCAATCCGGATGATGCGAGCGCAGAAGAGCGCTTCAAAGAAATCAGCGCAGCCTACGAGGTGCTCTCCGACCCGCAGAAACGGCAGGCCTATGATCGATTTGGCCATGCCGGAGTGAATGGCGGCGGCGGTGGGCCGGGTGCCGGCTTTGGTGGAGGCGGTGGGGGGTTCGGCGACGTTTTCAGCGATCTCTTCGAACAGGCTTTCGGCGGCGGTTTTCGCGGCCAGGATTCGGGGCGTGGCGCCGATCTGCGTTACGAACTGGAGCTTACGCTGGAAGAGGCGGCTCTGGGTAAAGAAGTCACCATTCAGATTCCCAGTTCGGCGACTTGCGAGGTGTGTCGCGGCAGTGGCGCCAAACCGGGCAGCGCGGTGGAGGATTGCGCCACCTGTGGCGGCCGTGGTCAGGTCCGGATGGTACAGGGCTTCTTTTCCGTTACCCGTCCCTGCCCGCAGTGCAACGGTAGCGGCAAGGTCATCAAGGAGCCCTGCACGAACTGCCATGGTCATGGTCGGGTTCGCAGGAACCGCGATCTGCAGGTCAAAGTCCCCGCTGGAGTGGATACGGGGGATCGTATCCGTCTGAATGGTGAGGGCGAAGCGGGCGAGCGGGGTGGTCCGGCGGGAGACCTGTATATTCAGGTGCGGGTGTTGCCCCATGCGCTCTTTGAGCGGGACGGCGACGATCTGCACTGTGCGGTGCCGGTACAGTTTACGACCATGGCCATGGGCGGTGAACTGGAAGTGCCGACCCTGACCGGGCGTGCCAAGGTGCAGATTGCTCCGGGTACCCAGTCGGGCGCAGTATTCCGTCTGCGCGGCAAGGGCATCAAGGGGGTGCGCAGCAAGCTCAATGGCGATCTGCATTGCCAGCTCCAGGTGGAGGTGCCGGTACATCTCTCTGCCCGGCAAAAGGAGTTGCTGGAGGAGTTCGCCCGGGAAGGCGGCGATAATATCCAGCATCCCCAGCAGGAAAGCTGGTGGAACAAGGCCAAAGACTTTTTCGACCGGATGGGCCTCTGA